CCGAATGACGCCCTACGTAGTCACACGGATAGCCCAGGCCGCCATCAGCGGGATCCTCACGTTGGTTCTAATGAGCCCCGCGGGGCAGCGCCTCGCCCGAATGGTCACGCCCGCGTTCGTAGCGCGCCTGGCCTCCGGGCAGCCCTCGTTCCTTGCACGCCTGGGAGCCTCGTCGCTCGCGCTTGGACGCATATTGGCACTCATGATCGCTGCATCCCTCGTGGTCTGGTTCTTCAGAAGGACGCAGCTCATCGTGGTCCGCGTGAAGGCCAACCGGCCCTCTAGCTTTTCTTCTTCAGCTCCTCGACGCCGCGTCTGACGATCTTGAGGGTTTTCTGGAGATTGTCCTCCATTTTTAGAAGGGTTTGCGCTGCGTACTCGTCGGCGCCGCTCCTTATCTCGTTCGCCTGAGCTTTCGCTTCCTCGAGGATCCGCGCAGCTTCCGCCTCCGCGGCCTTGACGACCTCCTCTTGGGAAATAAGCGCCCTCAAGTGATCCTTCGCCGAGGTTTTCAGCCGTTCGGCCTCGGCGGCCGCCTCAGCGAGAATGCGATCCTTTTCGGCGAGAATCGCCTCGGCGCGCTTCACCTCGTCGGGCAGAGCGATTCGTATCTGGTCGAGCAGCTCCAGGATCTCGTACCTGTCGGCCAGCACCCTGTTGAGGAGCGGCACCTTCCGGGCTGTCTCGACGGTTTCCTCGAGTCTGTCCAAAAGGTCAACGATCTTGGTCTTGCCCACCACAGCTCCCCCTTGTCACGCCCGGCTCACCTTGCAGGGCGGAACTTCTCGGCAAGGCGGCGCGCCACGTGATCTGGGACGAAACCTCTCACGCACCCGCCGAACCGCGCTACTTCCTTAACCATGCTCGAGCTTAGAAAGGCGTACTCGTTAGCGGTCATCATGAAGACCGTTTCGATACCCCCTCCTATCTTGCGGTTTACGGAGGCCATCTGAAACTCGTACTCAAAGTCGGAAAGCGCCCGTAGACCCCGAACGATCACCTGGGCACCGTGCTTCCGTGCGAAGTCCACAAGCAGGCCGGAGAAGTGAGCGATCTCAACGTTCGGCAAGTGACCGAGAGCCGTCGCCAGCATCTCCGTGCGC
Above is a genomic segment from Bacillota bacterium containing:
- a CDS encoding ATPase, translated to MGKTKIVDLLDRLEETVETARKVPLLNRVLADRYEILELLDQIRIALPDEVKRAEAILAEKDRILAEAAAEAERLKTSAKDHLRALISQEEVVKAAEAEAARILEEAKAQANEIRSGADEYAAQTLLKMEDNLQKTLKIVRRGVEELKKKS
- the coaD gene encoding pantetheine-phosphate adenylyltransferase — translated: MEVVDVVTAVYPGSFDPVTNGHIDIAERASKVFGRLVVAVLTNPAKDALFTVDERTEMLATALGHLPNVEIAHFSGLLVDFARKHGAQVIVRGLRALSDFEYEFQMASVNRKIGGGIETVFMMTANEYAFLSSSMVKEVARFGGCVRGFVPDHVARRLAEKFRPAR